One region of Termitidicoccus mucosus genomic DNA includes:
- a CDS encoding peptidylprolyl isomerase, whose translation MNLLSLCRRAAGPRHAFLLLLAALSGSLAAADDGVLARVSDTEVRVDEIRASLENLDPAEQAALARNPALLNQAVRALLARKIVLSEAAAKKWDKNPAFAAQLEKLRENALVEGYLQAVSQPPEDFPAETEIEAVYHANKTALMASRQVRLAQIYVAAGAKTKLDAVTEQLDRPGADFAAIAKAESDDRQSAAQGGELGWLSGAQLRPEIRGAAEALAAGQTRTVELPDGWHILKALEVREARALTLDEVRVPLARRLRAERAQANRQAYLSKLLEENPVVINELALAELLPPAGP comes from the coding sequence ATGAATCTCCTTTCACTTTGCCGCCGCGCGGCCGGCCCGCGTCACGCGTTTCTTTTGCTGCTCGCCGCCCTCTCCGGGAGCCTGGCCGCCGCCGACGACGGCGTGCTGGCCAGGGTGAGCGACACCGAGGTCAGGGTCGACGAGATCCGCGCCTCGCTGGAAAACCTCGACCCGGCCGAGCAGGCCGCGCTGGCGCGCAACCCCGCGCTGCTCAACCAGGCGGTGCGCGCGCTGCTGGCGCGCAAGATCGTGCTCTCCGAGGCGGCGGCCAAAAAGTGGGACAAAAACCCCGCCTTCGCCGCCCAGTTGGAAAAACTCCGGGAGAACGCGCTGGTCGAAGGCTACCTGCAGGCGGTCTCGCAGCCGCCGGAGGATTTCCCCGCGGAGACGGAAATCGAGGCGGTGTACCATGCCAATAAAACCGCATTGATGGCGTCGCGCCAGGTGCGCCTGGCCCAGATCTATGTCGCCGCGGGAGCGAAGACGAAGCTCGATGCGGTCACGGAGCAGTTGGACCGGCCGGGGGCGGACTTCGCGGCCATCGCCAAGGCCGAAAGCGACGACCGGCAGAGCGCGGCCCAAGGCGGCGAGCTCGGCTGGCTGTCGGGCGCCCAGTTGCGGCCCGAAATCCGGGGCGCGGCGGAGGCGCTTGCCGCGGGGCAGACCCGCACGGTGGAGTTGCCCGACGGCTGGCACATCCTCAAGGCGCTGGAGGTGCGCGAGGCGCGGGCGCTCACGCTCGACGAGGTGCGCGTGCCGCTGGCCCGCAGGCTGCGCGCCGAGCGCGCGCAGGCCAACCGCCAGGCCTACCTGTCGAAATTGCTCGAAGAAAACCCCGTGGTGATCAACGAGCTCGCGCTCGCGGAATTGCTCCCGCCCGCCGGCCCATGA